In Triticum aestivum cultivar Chinese Spring chromosome 5B, IWGSC CS RefSeq v2.1, whole genome shotgun sequence, the following proteins share a genomic window:
- the LOC123114703 gene encoding uncharacterized protein: protein MEIPMKAAASGLLLWLLFTPCGSVSPMLGVGLEADECWVLSHVYYYYCMRTAKCRRVCQEHQFIDGRCWWKFPYLVPLCECLRPECAPPTILDP from the exons ATGGAGATACCGATGAAAGCGGCGGCTTCCGGCCTCCTCCTATGGCTACTTTTCACGCCTTGTG GGTCGGTGTCGCCTATGCTTGGAGTTGGACTTGAAGCGGATGAATGTTGGGTCCTAAGTCATGTGTACTACTACTACTGCATGAGGACTGCCAAATGCAGGAGAGTTTGCCAAGAGCACCAGTTCATTGACGGGCGCTGCTGGTGGAAGTTTCCTTATTTGGTGCCCTTGTGCGAGTGCTTGCGCCCGGAATGCGCTCCTCCGACAATACTAGATCCTTAA